A single Halogeometricum rufum DNA region contains:
- a CDS encoding glycoside hydrolase family 15 protein — MTRYEPISDYGIVGNLKTCALVSDGGAIDWCCFPYLDSPSVFGGLLDVERGGTFAVAPVKPFDSRQRYLGETNVLQTTFSTAGGELTVTDFMPVCGEEYADDYPVDAVYRKVTCTDGSVDVHVEFEPRFDYARAETGVETTSGGVVATRGDSGDGDDGESADGHRGESLFLSTPVRMTVEEARATATYPLSEGESHWYVAQYGDHDPLAGATCDDLLSETVEYWREWAHTCDDGDENDGCYLTGEAHDLAVRSGLVLKLLMRRDTNGICAAPTTSLPEDVGGVRNWDYRFSWIRDGAFTVRALSHLGHTEEAKAYLERFVDLSKSLDPEEIRPLYAMNHDEGLSETELSHLTGYRNSSPVRVGNDAADQQQLDVYGELVLAVSQLMKSGATVDPDDWAAIANVADHICETWDEPGSGIWEVRGDDHQFVHSKVMCWVGLDRAIEMAETLDFAEADDRWSTVREEIHETVLERGYDDEIGAFTQRYEGDALDATALLVPLTGFLPPDDDRVVSTVDTIREELATEDGLVFRYRDGADPLPGEEGAFVLCSFWLVDALAVCGRVEEAETVFENVVEYAGSLGLLSEEVDAERGELLGNYPQAFSHIGLVNAALYLAEARQDVEIQPFGAHSLD, encoded by the coding sequence ATGACTCGATACGAGCCGATTTCTGACTACGGCATCGTCGGCAACCTGAAGACGTGCGCCCTCGTGAGCGACGGCGGTGCCATCGACTGGTGTTGCTTCCCGTACCTCGATTCGCCGAGCGTCTTCGGCGGCCTGCTGGACGTCGAACGGGGCGGGACGTTCGCCGTCGCTCCCGTGAAACCGTTCGACTCCCGCCAGCGGTATCTCGGGGAGACGAACGTCCTCCAGACCACGTTCAGCACTGCGGGGGGCGAACTGACCGTGACGGACTTCATGCCCGTCTGCGGCGAGGAGTACGCCGACGACTACCCGGTCGACGCCGTCTACCGCAAAGTCACCTGCACGGACGGGAGCGTGGACGTCCACGTCGAGTTCGAACCGCGGTTCGACTACGCGCGGGCCGAGACGGGAGTCGAGACGACGAGTGGCGGCGTCGTCGCCACCCGGGGCGATAGTGGCGACGGAGACGACGGAGAGAGCGCCGACGGTCACCGCGGCGAGTCGTTGTTCCTGTCGACTCCCGTGAGGATGACCGTCGAGGAGGCGCGGGCGACGGCCACCTACCCCCTCTCGGAGGGCGAGTCCCACTGGTACGTCGCCCAGTACGGCGACCACGACCCCTTGGCCGGTGCCACTTGCGACGACCTGCTGTCGGAGACGGTCGAGTACTGGCGAGAGTGGGCGCACACCTGCGACGACGGCGACGAGAACGACGGCTGTTACCTCACCGGCGAGGCGCACGACTTGGCGGTTCGGTCGGGACTCGTCCTGAAACTCCTGATGCGGCGCGACACGAACGGTATCTGCGCGGCGCCGACCACGTCGCTCCCGGAGGACGTCGGCGGCGTGCGGAACTGGGACTACCGGTTCAGTTGGATTCGCGACGGAGCGTTCACCGTTCGCGCCCTGTCGCACCTCGGCCACACCGAGGAGGCGAAGGCGTATCTCGAACGGTTCGTCGACCTCAGCAAGTCGTTGGACCCCGAGGAGATTCGACCGCTGTACGCGATGAACCACGACGAGGGCCTCTCCGAGACCGAACTGTCGCACCTGACCGGCTACCGGAACTCCTCGCCCGTCCGCGTCGGCAACGACGCGGCCGACCAGCAGCAACTCGACGTCTACGGCGAACTCGTCCTCGCCGTCTCGCAGTTGATGAAGTCGGGCGCGACCGTCGACCCGGACGACTGGGCGGCGATTGCGAACGTCGCGGACCACATCTGCGAGACGTGGGACGAACCGGGGTCGGGCATCTGGGAGGTCCGCGGCGACGACCACCAGTTCGTCCACTCGAAGGTGATGTGCTGGGTCGGCCTCGACCGAGCCATCGAGATGGCGGAGACGCTGGACTTCGCCGAGGCCGACGACCGGTGGTCGACGGTCCGCGAGGAGATTCACGAGACGGTGCTCGAACGCGGCTACGACGACGAAATCGGGGCGTTCACACAGCGGTACGAAGGCGATGCGCTGGACGCGACGGCGTTGCTCGTCCCACTGACGGGCTTTCTCCCGCCGGACGACGACCGGGTCGTCTCGACCGTCGACACGATTCGGGAGGAACTGGCGACCGAGGATGGACTCGTGTTCAGGTACAGAGACGGCGCGGACCCGTTGCCCGGCGAGGAGGGGGCGTTCGTCCTCTGCTCGTTCTGGCTCGTGGACGCCCTCGCCGTCTGCGGCCGCGTGGAGGAAGCCGAAACCGTGTTCGAGAACGTCGTCGAGTACGCCGGGTCGCTCGGGTTGCTGTCGGAGGAAGTCGACGCCGAACGAGGCGAACTGCTCGGCAACTACCCGCAGGCGTTCAGCCACATCGGACTGGTGAACGCTGCGCTCTATCTCGCCGAGGCGCGACAGGACGTCGAAATTCAGCCGTTCGGCGCACACTCGCTGGACTGA
- a CDS encoding NAD-dependent epimerase/dehydratase family protein translates to MAHIAITGAAGNVGSTVLDAFDRETHTVTPITQTEEEDIESIVLNVLNRDDFVEKLPDDVDVLVHLAANPSPYADWDEVKDVNVDGVYNAYHAAVENDIDRVVYSSSNHALNAREVADPDEPETLRDDAPAVYPDQEPYPDSFYGVTKVAGEALGKHFAHKTDLEVVNLRIGWLLPRERLREKVTDPPSSDEYTEEGARFARAMWLSPRDCRDAVAAAALADVRENPLTAHAISANDERCLSLTQTLRSIGYAPRDNAADVVEQN, encoded by the coding sequence ATGGCGCACATCGCGATAACGGGAGCCGCCGGTAACGTCGGAAGTACCGTTCTCGACGCGTTCGACCGGGAGACGCACACGGTCACTCCCATCACGCAGACGGAGGAGGAAGACATCGAGAGCATCGTCCTGAACGTGCTGAACCGGGACGACTTCGTCGAGAAACTCCCGGACGACGTGGACGTGCTCGTCCACCTCGCGGCGAACCCGTCGCCGTACGCCGACTGGGACGAGGTGAAGGACGTCAACGTCGACGGGGTCTACAACGCCTACCACGCCGCCGTCGAGAACGACATCGACCGAGTCGTCTACTCCTCGTCGAACCACGCGCTGAACGCGCGGGAGGTGGCCGACCCGGACGAACCGGAGACGCTCCGCGACGACGCGCCGGCCGTCTACCCGGACCAGGAGCCGTATCCCGACTCGTTCTACGGCGTCACCAAGGTGGCCGGCGAGGCACTCGGCAAGCACTTCGCTCACAAGACGGACCTCGAAGTGGTCAACCTCCGAATCGGGTGGCTCCTCCCGCGCGAACGACTGCGCGAGAAGGTGACCGACCCGCCGTCTTCGGACGAGTACACCGAGGAGGGGGCACGGTTCGCCCGCGCCATGTGGCTGAGCCCGCGCGACTGTCGTGACGCCGTGGCGGCCGCGGCACTCGCCGACGTTCGGGAGAACCCGCTCACCGCCCACGCCATCTCCGCGAACGACGAGCGCTGCCTGTCGCTCACGCAGACGCTCCGAAGCATCGGCTACGCGCCGCGAGACAACGCCGCCGACGTCGTCGAGCAGAACTGA
- the rpiA gene encoding ribose 5-phosphate isomerase A, whose translation MAKQFVYDENGHDVSVWAETEDETVEKAREELDGADLSLDESEIRERIRVVPSPKRIKSDAEDVLMDKRRRGGIEAAEAVESGMDVGLGTGSTTAWAIAAIGWKLREGELEDVRGVATSLQSHDLARELGIPLTDVDEFDSLDVAIDGADQWDPEHPHVVKGGGASHAREKLIDSMADRLVVATDDEKRSTPLSHDVPLSVLPESRNVAQEWVRDAGGDPSLRYAEAKDGPLFTANGNLVVDCDFGEIDDVDARAADLARIPGAQEHGLFVEMVDEVVYGTDESVERVEF comes from the coding sequence ATGGCAAAACAGTTCGTCTACGACGAGAACGGCCACGACGTCAGCGTCTGGGCCGAGACCGAGGACGAGACCGTAGAAAAGGCGCGCGAGGAACTGGACGGGGCGGACCTGTCGCTCGACGAGAGCGAGATACGCGAGCGCATCCGCGTCGTCCCCTCGCCGAAGCGTATCAAGAGCGACGCCGAGGACGTGCTGATGGACAAGCGGCGTCGCGGCGGCATCGAGGCCGCCGAAGCCGTCGAGTCCGGCATGGACGTCGGCCTCGGCACCGGGAGCACGACGGCGTGGGCCATCGCGGCCATCGGGTGGAAACTGCGCGAGGGCGAACTCGAAGACGTCCGCGGCGTCGCCACGTCGCTGCAGAGCCACGATTTGGCGCGCGAACTCGGCATCCCTCTGACCGACGTGGACGAGTTCGACTCGCTGGACGTCGCCATCGACGGCGCCGACCAGTGGGACCCGGAACACCCGCACGTCGTGAAGGGCGGGGGTGCCTCTCACGCCCGCGAGAAACTCATCGACTCGATGGCCGACCGCCTCGTCGTCGCCACCGACGACGAGAAGCGTTCGACCCCGCTCTCGCACGACGTTCCGCTGTCGGTACTGCCGGAGTCGCGGAACGTCGCGCAGGAGTGGGTCCGCGACGCTGGCGGCGACCCGTCGCTCCGCTACGCGGAGGCGAAGGACGGACCGCTGTTCACGGCGAACGGGAACCTCGTCGTCGACTGCGACTTCGGCGAGATAGACGATGTCGACGCGCGGGCCGCCGACCTCGCGCGGATTCCCGGCGCGCAGGAACACGGCCTGTTCGTGGAGATGGTGGACGAAGTCGTCTACGGAACCGACGAGAGCGTCGAACGCGTCGAGTTCTGA
- a CDS encoding orc1/cdc6 family replication initiation protein, with the protein MTQPFSNMDNTLFEDKEVLSEDYQPDTILERDDEIRAYRDALKDVLFGRNPSNIFVYGKTGVGKTAVTNYMLQALEEETEKRDEADDLHVRIYNCNRGSVYGAVRTLVNKLQDDDEDPFPKTGLSTNIAFETLYEKMDDIGGTFLFVLDEIDHLSDADELLYEFPRARANGHITESKVGVIGISNNYRFRDSLSPKVRDTLMEKEISFSPYDANELRSILDKRAEKAFRDGACSESAIQLCAALAAQDTGGARQALDLLRTGGDLAESEGDGMVTDEHIQDAREQVRRGRVTNKIRDQTIHGQLVLESVARLESEDETPSRSKEIRNVYETVAGHYAYDPLTSLKSIQNHLGTLEMLGFLSKTEYNDGKRGGSYFVYELSVDTDAVFEAREQIERERE; encoded by the coding sequence ATGACACAGCCGTTCAGTAACATGGACAATACGCTGTTCGAGGACAAGGAGGTGCTATCCGAGGACTATCAACCCGACACTATCCTCGAACGCGACGACGAGATTCGAGCGTACCGCGACGCACTCAAGGACGTGTTGTTCGGACGGAATCCCTCCAACATATTCGTCTACGGGAAGACGGGCGTCGGGAAGACGGCGGTTACGAACTACATGTTGCAGGCGTTAGAGGAAGAGACGGAGAAACGGGACGAGGCGGACGACCTTCACGTTCGAATCTACAACTGTAACCGGGGCAGCGTCTACGGGGCGGTCCGTACTCTCGTCAACAAACTCCAGGACGACGACGAGGATCCGTTTCCGAAGACGGGGTTGTCGACGAACATCGCTTTCGAGACGCTGTACGAGAAGATGGACGACATCGGCGGCACGTTCCTGTTCGTCCTCGACGAGATAGACCACCTCTCCGACGCCGACGAACTCCTCTACGAGTTCCCTCGCGCGAGGGCGAACGGGCACATCACGGAGTCGAAAGTCGGTGTCATCGGAATCAGCAACAACTATCGATTCCGTGACTCACTCTCGCCCAAGGTCCGAGACACGTTGATGGAGAAGGAGATATCGTTCAGTCCGTACGACGCCAACGAACTTCGGTCCATCCTCGACAAACGGGCGGAGAAGGCGTTCCGTGACGGTGCGTGTTCCGAGTCGGCGATCCAACTCTGTGCCGCACTCGCGGCACAGGACACGGGCGGTGCCCGGCAGGCACTCGACCTTCTCCGTACCGGCGGTGACCTCGCCGAGTCGGAGGGCGACGGCATGGTGACCGACGAACACATTCAGGACGCTCGCGAACAGGTTCGACGGGGCCGGGTGACGAACAAGATTCGCGACCAGACCATTCACGGTCAACTCGTGTTAGAGTCCGTCGCCAGACTGGAGAGCGAAGACGAGACGCCCTCTCGAAGCAAGGAGATACGCAACGTGTACGAGACGGTCGCCGGTCACTACGCCTACGATCCGCTTACGAGTCTCAAGAGCATCCAGAACCACCTCGGAACGCTCGAGATGCTCGGATTTCTCTCGAAGACGGAGTACAACGACGGTAAACGCGGCGGTTCCTACTTCGTCTACGAACTCTCCGTCGACACCGACGCCGTGTTCGAAGCGCGCGAACAGATCGAACGAGAACGGGAGTAA
- a CDS encoding NADP-dependent phosphogluconate dehydrogenase — protein MSTQELELGIVGLGQIGGNLAKQAVEKDIRVVGLDTADRAELQQMGVEVHDAGEYETLAEELDPPRVVYLSLPAGDLIDDQLDGLVDVLDEGDVVMDGGNSFWRDSIRREERCWEDGVYFLDAGTSGGPPRASEGACFMVGGKEEGFEIAEPFLDELSVDGGLMHVGPPGSGHFVKLVHNGIEFGMLQSIAEGVELLQAGQFDLDGEMADLFETWNNGAVIESWLVELMSMGLRNEEQQSDAPEDFEEIPNYVEDTGEVNWLVQEAFKGETPIPVISTAVTELFKSRGNQRHAYRAIALMRHGFGQHPFGESERMLEERITGRVDNVARDHLRQDEEGLDSVRPERREEFEADSDD, from the coding sequence ATGAGCACACAGGAACTCGAACTCGGAATCGTCGGACTGGGACAGATCGGCGGCAACCTCGCGAAACAGGCCGTCGAGAAGGACATCCGCGTGGTCGGACTCGACACGGCCGACAGAGCGGAACTACAGCAGATGGGCGTCGAGGTGCACGACGCGGGCGAGTACGAGACGCTCGCCGAGGAACTCGACCCGCCGCGAGTGGTCTACCTCTCGCTTCCCGCCGGCGACCTGATAGACGACCAACTGGACGGCTTGGTGGACGTACTCGACGAGGGCGACGTCGTCATGGACGGCGGCAACTCGTTCTGGCGCGACTCGATTCGCCGTGAGGAACGATGTTGGGAGGACGGCGTCTACTTCCTCGACGCGGGCACGAGTGGCGGCCCGCCCCGCGCCAGCGAGGGCGCCTGCTTCATGGTCGGCGGCAAAGAGGAGGGGTTCGAGATAGCCGAACCGTTCCTCGACGAACTGTCCGTCGACGGCGGCCTCATGCACGTCGGCCCGCCGGGGAGCGGTCACTTCGTCAAACTTGTGCACAACGGCATCGAGTTCGGGATGCTCCAGTCCATCGCGGAGGGCGTCGAACTCCTGCAGGCCGGCCAGTTCGACCTCGACGGCGAGATGGCGGACCTGTTCGAGACGTGGAACAACGGCGCGGTCATCGAGAGTTGGCTGGTCGAACTGATGAGCATGGGGCTCCGCAACGAGGAGCAACAGTCCGACGCGCCCGAGGACTTCGAGGAGATTCCGAACTACGTCGAAGACACCGGCGAGGTGAACTGGCTGGTGCAGGAGGCGTTCAAGGGCGAGACGCCGATTCCCGTCATCAGCACGGCCGTGACGGAACTGTTCAAGTCGCGGGGGAACCAGCGGCACGCCTACCGCGCCATCGCCCTCATGCGTCACGGCTTCGGGCAGCACCCCTTCGGTGAGAGCGAGCGAATGCTGGAAGAGCGCATCACCGGGCGCGTGGACAACGTCGCCCGCGACCACCTGCGGCAAGACGAGGAGGGCCTCGACTCCGTGCGACCGGAGCGACGCGAGGAGTTCGAGGCCGACTCCGACGACTAA